Within Vicia villosa cultivar HV-30 ecotype Madison, WI linkage group LG1, Vvil1.0, whole genome shotgun sequence, the genomic segment cagcaattgcttttagcgcagtggtaagcgcttgatcctacagAAAAAGAACAAACTAACACAAGCATACATTTACGGATATTTTTTCATACTTCTTTTCTCATTATTAATTTTCTCATCAGTTAGGGGGGGCGTAAGGCAAAACTGAATAAAAAATAACCTGTTTCCAATATAGTATGAGCGGCATGaaatggaattccaacaaacagATCAGTTTCTGGAAACATTGTCCACGTCTGCTCGAAAGAGTCATGGTTACCACAGGTGGTACACACTTCTTGCACCAGAGGTCTTGAAACTCCCTTCATTATTGATCCATAAGGAGATGGAACACTACTCGTTGTTGTTCGAGCCTTTTTCCTTAATGCAGTAAGTGCTTCTCTGTTCCCATTCCTCAACTTATCATTCTCAACCAGCTGTACATTCACCAAAACACGAAAATAATTTCATACCCGAAAAGAATTTAATCAAGGGATCCAGTAGAAGGAAAacagcctttgttaacctaacaacataacatattttgattgaatttgaatattttgattggaaaacagcctttgttaacctaacaacataacatattttgattgaatttgaatattttgattggaaaacagcctttgttaacctaacaacataacatattttgattgaatttgaatattttgattggaaaacagcctttgttaacctaacaacataacatattttgattgaatttgaatattttgattggaaaacagcctttgttaacctaacaacataacatattttgattgaatttgaatattttgattggaaaacagcctttgttaacctaacaacataacatattttgattgaatttgaatattttgattggaaaacagcctttgttaacctaacaacataacatattttgattgaatttgaatattttgattggaaaacagcctttgttaacctaacaacataacatattttgattgaatttgaatattttgattggaaaacagcctttgttaacctaacaacataacatattttgattgaatttgaatattttgattggaaaacagcctttgttaacctaacaacataacatattttgattgaatttgaatattttgattggaaaacagcctttgttaacctaacaacataacatattttgattgaatttgaatattttgattggaaaacagcctttgttaacctaacaacataacatattttgattgaatttgaatattttgattggaaaacagcctttgttaacctaacaacataacatattttgattgaatttgaatattttgattggaaaacagcctttgttaacctaacaacataacatattttgattgaatttgaatattttgattggaaaacagcctttgttaacctaacaacataacatattttgattcaatttgaatattttgattggaaaacagcctttgttaacctaacaacataacatattttgattgaatttgaatattttgattggaaaacagcctttgttaacctaacaacataacatattttgattgaatttgaatattttgattggaaaacagcctttgttaacctaacaacataacatattttgattgaatttgaatattttgattggaaaacagcctttgttaacctaacaacataacatattttgattgaatttgaatattttgattggaaaacagcctttgttaacctaacaacataacatattttgattgaatttgaatattttgattggaaaacagcctttgttaacctaacaacataacatattttgattgaatttgaatattttgattggaaaacagcctttgttaacctaacaacataacatattataataaatttgtaATAACCTGATGCCGGGCTAAGAGAAGATGTTCAGCTTCGAGTTCCAATTCTGTTAATTTCTTTTGAAAGTGCTTCATGTTCTCATTCATATTTGAAAGGAAAAAAACTCCTGAAAAAAGTTGTAAACAAAATTATATCTAGAGAATCAAAAACAGACATTCGCGCAGCAACGTCAAAAGCAGTGAACAATATTGTAAGGAATCCCAATTTCTTTCAAAACATCATGTAAGATCGCACAGTGCATTAAGGAATGATTGAAGAACTTACGGTTCCTTGAGGGATGAAGAGAGACGGCGAAGAGGTGAGTTGCGACGGCAGGTTGACGCGGTGGTGACAGAACGGAGATGCCGCCTGCGTTTTCCGCGTGGTTGAGTTGAGTACGACTACAATGAAGACAGAGCTGCAAGGATGGGCCTCTTTTTAAAAGAAAGTGGACTGGGCTTGGCATTCCAATCTTACGAGAAATCTAACTGGCACCCCCAATTTGTACCTAACAACCCCACATACCAATTTGTACCTAAATATTCAAAATAtcttctcatttttttcattaatcAATTTTTGTAAAAATTTCTCTCAGGCGCAAAATATCTGGTATTGTCTACAAAATATTCAGTATATGTTCAGAATATTTGAAATGTTTGGTGTGTGAtttaccaaaaatttcaaaaaaattcggTATATTGGATATTTTTCACACTCTTTAAAAATTTATAGTATTATTTTTGTGTGGTTGCGATTGTGCCAATACTTTTGTAGGGTTGTGATTGCAACGACACTTTTGTGTGATCcctgatgatttaaaacttgtaTAGATATGATTCATATGTTATTAACAAAAAAACATCTCAATGTCTTAATTTTGGTATCTCGCTTTTGTGTACTTCAACGACATGAATTCTCCTATTGATTTTAGGCTCACAAAGAACACCCCTCTTTATGCTCTAAAATCCAAACGGATTGTCACTTGCACTACCCAAACAACAGAAGGGTCCAATCTAGGTGGATGCAATAATTGTGAGATTAGTTGAGATATTATGACGATGTTGAAACATCCTGAATCATTTAtcaatgtttaagttatgttcatgttattttcatgttaagttatgtttattttattgctCATAATGTAGACGCGTGTGTCGTGGCGTCTGTTTCAGCAGAAGACACCTCATAAACCACCGGAGGAGCCTCTTCAACAACCACCTCTACAACGAGTACCTGCTCCTCCACATCGAGCACCACTACAATTGTCTCCTCCACAACTGGTACCTCCACAACTGGCTTCTCCACAACCGAGACATGCACAACTGGCTCCTCCATAGGTACTGGCTCACCCTCGGGTACATGTACCTCCGTAGTAGTAGCAATTATAGCAGTCCGACGTCTGGGTGCATGGTATTGCGTCTGCTCAGCCAATCGTTTCTGGTGAGAACCGGTTGAAGGATGTCTTCCAACCCGTAGTTGGGAAGTCTCTGCCTCATCCCTCCGTGTCTAAGCATCCGCTCTATCAACAAGTCTGCCCGCAACAGAACCATCTATAATTACGATCCTAAACAAGTAAATAAGACAAACAAATTAGTTAAAAAATGAACTACCAAAAATTCTgtgatttttggtattttttcaaaaaaataggaACTACCAGAAATTCTGAAATTTccgatattttttcaaaaaaataggaACTGCCAGAAATTCTGAAGTTTccgatatttaaaaaaaaaaaaattaaactactgGAATTTTCAAATTTTCCGCTACAAATACCTCTATAATGtacgaaaattttgaaatttccgtgAATTTCTAtcggaaattttgaaaaataatcgaAAATACTTACTATTTAGTGAAATTTCCGATAGTCGCCTCAAAATTTCCAGTATCGTcccaaatatttaaaatttttgacatttgcctataaattttgtgaaatgatgaatattttagtTTAGATATTTTGATCTTTCATATGCTTTGGCGAGAGTGTCAGGTAAAACTGTGGAAAAACTcctaacaaattagggtttaaaaaaatataaattaaaattattttgattggaaaacagcctttgttaacctaacaacataacatattttgattgaatttgaatattttgattggaaaacagcctttgttaacctaacaacataacataatttgattgaatttgaatattttgattggaaaacaacctttgttaacctaacaacataacatattttgattgaatttgaatattttgattggaaaacagcctttgttaacctaacaacataacatattttgattgaatttgaatattttgattggaaaacagcctttgttaacctaacaacataacatattctgattgaatttgaatattttgattggaaaacagcctttgttaacctaacaacatgacatattttgattgaatttgaatattttgattggaaaacagcctttgttaacctaacaacataacatattttgattgaatttgaatattttgattggaaaacagcctttgttaacctaacaacataacatattttgattgaatttgaatattttgattggaaaacagcctttgttaacctaacaacataacatattttgattgaatttgaatattttgattggaaaacagcctttgttaacctaacaacataacatattataataaatttgtaATAACCTGATGCCGGGCTAAGAGAAGATGTTCAGCTTCGAGTTCCAATTCTGTTAATTTCTTTTGAAAGTGCTTCATGTTCTCATTCATATTTGAAAGGAAAAAAACTCCTGAAAAAAGTTGTAAACAAAATTATATCTAGAGAATCAAAAACAGACATTCGCGCAGCAACGTCAAAAGCAGTGAACAATATTGTAAGGAATCCCAATTTCTTTCAAAACATCATGTAAGATCGCACAGTGCATTAAGGAATGATTGAAGAACTTACGGTTCCTTGAGGGATGAAGAGAGACGGCGAAGAGGTGAGTTGCGACGGCAGGTTGACGCGGTGGTGACAGAACGGAGATGCCGCCTGCGTTTTCCGCGTGGTTGAGTTGAGTACGACTACAATGAAGACAGAGCTGCAAGGATGGGCCTCTTTTTAAAAGAAAGTGGACTGGGCTTGGCATTCCAATCTTACGAGAAATCTAACTGGCACCCCCAATTTGTACCTAACAACCCCACATACCAATTTGTACCTAAATATTCAAAATAtcttctcatttttttcattaatcAATTTTTGTAAAAATTTCTCTCAGGCGCAAAATATCTGGTATTGTCTACAAAATATTCAGTATATGTTCAGAATATTTGAAATGTTTGGTGTGTGAtttaccaaaaatttcaaaaaaattcggTATATTGGATATTTTTCACACTCTTTAAAAATTTATAGTATTATTTTTGTGTGGTTGTGATTGTGCCAATACTTTTGTAGGGTTGTGATTGCAACGACACTTTTGTGTGATCcctgatgatttaaaacttgtaTAGATATGATTCATATGTTATTAACAAAAAAACATCTCAATGTCTTAATTTTGGTATCTCGCTTTTGTGTACTTCAACGACATGAATTCTCCTATTGATTTTAGGCTCACAAAGAACACCCCTCTTTATGCTCTAAAATCCAAACGGATTGTCACTTGCACTACCCAAACAACAGAAGGGTCCAATCTAGGTGGATGCAATAATTGTGAGATTAGTTGAGATATTATGACGATGTTGAAACATCCTGAATCATTTAtcaatgtttaagttatgttcatgttattttcatgttaagttatgtttattttattgctCATAATGTAGACGCGTGTGTCGTGGCGTCTGTTTCAGCAGAAGACACCTCATAAACCACCGGAGGAGCCTCTTCAACAACCACCTCTACAACGAGTACCTGCTCCTCCACATCGAGCACCACTACAATTGTCTCCTCCACAACTGGTACCTCCACAACTGGCTTCTCCACAACCGAGACATGCACAACTGGCTCCTCCATAGGTACTGGCTCACCCTCGGGTACATGTACCTCCGTAGTAGTAGCAATTATAGCAGTCCGACGTCTGGGTGCATGGTATTGCGTCTGCTCAGCCAATCGTTTCTGGTGAGAACCGGTTGAAGGATGTCTTCCAACCCGTAGTTGGGAAGTCTCTGCCTCATCCCTCCGTGTCTAAGCATCCGCTCTATCAACAAGTCTGCCCGCAACAGAACCATCTATAATTACGATCCTAAACAAGTAAATAAGACAAACAAATTAGTTAAAAAATGAACTACCAAAAATTCTgtgatttttggtattttttcaaaaaaataggaACTACCAGAAATTCTGAAATTTccgatattttttcaaaaaaataggaACTGCCAGAAATTCTGAAGTTTccgatatttaaaaaaaaaaaaattaaactactgGAATTTTCAAATTTTCCGCTACAAATACCTCTATAATGtacgaaaattttgaaatttccgtgAATTTCTAtcggaaattttgaaaaataatcgaAAATACTTACTATTTAGTGAAATTTCCGATAGTCGCCTCAAAATTTCCAGTATCGTcccaaatatttaaaatttttgacatttgcctataaattttgtgaaatgatgaatattttagtTTAGATATTTTGATCTTTCATATGCTTTGGCGAGAGTGTCAGGTAAAACTGTGGAAAAACTcctaacaaattagggtttaaaaaaatataaattaaaattattttgattggaaaacagcctttgttaacctaacaacataacatattttgattgaatttgaatattttgattggaaaacagcctttgttaacctaacaacataacatattttgattgaatttgaatattttgattggaaaacaacctttgttaacctaacaacataacatattttgattgaatttgaatattttgattggaaaacagcctttgttaacctaacaacataacatattttgattgaatttgaatattttgattggaaaacagcctttgttaacctaacaacataacatattttgattgaatttgaatattttgattggaaaacagcctttgttaacctaacaacataacatattttgattgaatttgaatattttgattggaaaacagcctttgttaacctaacaacataacatattttgattgaatttgaatattttgattggaaaacagcctttgttaacctaacaacataacatattttgattgaatttgaatattttgattggaaaacagcctttgttaacctaacaacataacatattttgattgaatttgaatattttgattggaaaacagcctttgttaacctaacaacataacatattttgattgaatttgaatattttgattggaaaacagcctttgttaacctaacaacataacatattttgattgaatttgaatattttgattggaaaacagcctttgttaacctaacaacataacatattttgattgaatttgaatattttgattggaaaacagcctttgttaacctaacaacataacatattataataaatttgtaATAACCTGATGCCGGGCTAAGAGAAGATGTTCAGCTTCGAGTTCCAATTCTGTTAATTTCTTTTGAAAGTGCTTCATGTTCTCATTCATATTTGAAAGGAAAAAAACTCCTGAAAAAAGTTGTAAACAAAATTATATCTAGAGAATCAAAAACAGACATTCGCGCAGCAACGTCAAAAGCAGTGAACAATATTGTAAGGAATCCCAATTTCTTTCAAAACAGCATGTAAGATCGCACAGTGCATTAAGGAATGATTGAAGAACTTACGGTTCCTTGAGGGATGAAGAGAGACGGCGAAGAGGTGAGTTGCGACGGCAGGTTGACGCGGTGGTGACAGAACGGAGATGCCGCCTGCGTTTTCCGCGTGGTTGAGTTGAGTACGACTACAATGAAGACAGAGCTGCAAGGATGGGCCTCTTTTTAAAAGAAAGTGGACTGGGCTTGGCATTCCAATCTTACGAGAAATCTAACTGGCACCCCCAATTTGTACCTAACAACCCCACATACCAATTTGTACCTAAATATTCAAAATAtcttctcatttttttcattaatcAATTTTTGTAAAAATTTCTCTCAGGCGCAAAATATCTGGTATTGTCTACAAAATATTCAGTATATGTTCAGAATATTTGAAATGTTTGGTGTGTGAtttaccaaaaatttcaaaaaaattcggTATATTGGATATTTTTCACACTCTTTAAAAATTTATAGTATTATTTTTGTGTGGTTGTGATTGTGCCAATACTTTTGTAGGGTTGTGATTGCAACGACACTTTTGTGTGATCCCTAATGATTTAAAACTTGTATAGATATGATTCATATGTTATTAACAAAAAAACATCTCAATGTCTTAATTTTGGTATCTCGCTTTTGTGTACTTCAACGACATGAATTCTCCTATTGATTTTAGGCTCACAAAGAACACCCCTCTTTATGCTCTAAAATCCAAACGGATTGTCACTTGCACTACCCAAACAACAGAAGGGTCCAATCTAGGTGGATGCAATAATTGTGAGATTAGTTGAGATATTATGACGATGTTGAAACATCCTGAATCATTTAtcaatgtttaagttatgttcatgttattttcatgttaagttatgtttattttattgctCATAATGTAGACGCGTGTGTCGTGGCGTCTGTTTCAGCAGAAGACACCTCATAAACCACCGGAGGAGCCTCTTCAACAACCACCTCTACAACGAGTACCTGCTCCTCCACATCGAGCACCACTACAATTGTCTCCTCCACAACTGGTACCTCCACAACTGGCTTCTCCACAACCGAGACATGCAC encodes:
- the LOC131604864 gene encoding uncharacterized protein LOC131604864 codes for the protein MNENMKHFQKKLTELELEAEHLLLARHQLVENDKLRNGNREALTALRKKARTTTSSVPSPYGSIMKGVSRPLVQEVCTTCGNHDSFEQTWTMFPETDLFVGIPFHAAHTILETDQAELDFEAKKLQSIVKEKTLIISETGALADKISPGVLKSLVTLNDKRK